One genomic window of Motacilla alba alba isolate MOTALB_02 chromosome 3, Motacilla_alba_V1.0_pri, whole genome shotgun sequence includes the following:
- the YPEL5 gene encoding protein yippee-like 5: MGRIFLDHIGGTRLFSCANCDTILTNRSELISTRFTGATGRAFLFNKVVNLQYSEVQDRVMLTGRHMVRDVSCKNCNSKLGWIYEFATEDSQRYKEGRVILERALVRESEGFEEHVPSDNS, from the exons atgggaagaatttttttggaTCATATTGGGGGCACTCGCCTGTTCTCCTGCGCAAACTGCGACACGATCCTGACCAACCGCTCCGAGCTCATCTCCACTCGCTTTACAGGGGCCACAGGAAGGGCCTTTCTTTTTAACAAG GTGGTCAATCTGCAGTACAGTGAAGTCCAGGATCGGGTCATGCTCACCGGCCGCCACATGGTCCGGGACGTGAGCTGCAAGAACTGCAACAGCAAACTGGGCTGGATCTATGAGTTTGCCACTGAAGACAGCCAACGCTACAAGGAGGGCCGCGTTATCCTGGAAAGAGCCTTGGTCCGGGAGAGCGAAGGCTTCGAGGAGCATGTTCCATCCGACAATTCCTGA